The sequence below is a genomic window from Thiomonas sp. FB-Cd.
GCGCGTGTCACGCTTGTCCGGATAGATGTAAACCCCGTCGACCAACACCAGATGCACGAGTTGCCAAGGCAAGTGGAAGCGTTCGACGACGTCCTGGATCGTCGTGCCCGCGAGCAGCTCCAGATCGATCTGATGGCCTTGGCGTGGCTGCGGCAGATAGTCCGTGAGCGTGGCCATCAACTTGAGCGTGATGCGCAAGCTCGGGCCGGCAGTCGCATCAGCAAGGCCGGACCCGGATCCCGAAGGGGGTGCTTGAACCGCAGTCATGCTGCCAGCAGGCTGCGCCGGCTCTGGGCCTGAGCCGTCGCAAGATAGGCTTCCATGAGCGCTGTGGGGTCGGCCAGCAGCTTGTCCTTCCACGCGCCGAGCTTGACGCGCCCTTCCACCAAGCCGCGCAGCACGCCAATGTGCTCCGTGGTGCCAATGCTGTTGCTGCCCACCATCACGTCGCCGTCAAACTGCAGGCTGAGGTGCTTGAAGCCGGCGCGGTCGGTCAGCTCGATACCCTGGCCACCCGGCACCCCTTGCCACTGGCCGAAGCTGCAGGAGATAAGCCCCAGCGTGTCCAGGACGTTGATTTGCGTGACGCCGCGCAGCTGGGCGTGTTTGCCAACCATGTTCAACGCCGCGACATAGGCCTGATCCACCGCGTTGGGCTGAATGGCGCTGACAATGGGCTTGCCATATACCGCATCGAACGCCTCGGCGCAGTCGCCCGCCGCATAGACGCCGGGCACGCTGGTTTGCATCGTCTCATCGGTGAGGACCCCTTGAAGGCATCGCACTGCTGAGCTCTCAAGAAAAGCGATATTGGGCTTGACGCCAGCTGCGCTGATGACAAGATCGGCGGGCAGGCGTTGCCCGCTGGACAGTCGCACAGCCAGGGGCGCCTGCATATCCGGGGGGTTGGATTCGATGGATTCGATGCGGGCGCCGGTATGCACCTGCACGCCCTTGGCCTGTACCCAGTCCCGGATCATGCCCCCCGCGGTCTCGCCCATCATGCGCGGCACCATGCGGTCGCCCATTTCAACCACGGTGAGCGCAACGCGCCTGCGCACGAGGCTCTCCATGATGATGCACCCAATGAACCCGGCTCCGAGCTGGATCACGCGGGCGCCAGGGACAGCGAACTTCTCGATGGCGCGCGCATCCTCAAGGGTCCAGCACGTGTGCACGCGCTGCGCGTGAATTCCGGGGATCGGGGGCAGCACGGGGCTTGAGCCCGTGGCAATCAGCAAGGTGTCAAATGACAGCGCGTCGCCGGACTCGAACGACAGGCTCTTGTGCGCGGTATCCAGCGCCTTAACGCGGTCGCGCCTGAGCGCAATGTCCAGGGTTTTCCAGTGCTGTGGATCCTTGCGCAACCACGTGCCGCGCTCGGTGATGTCGCCGTGCAGAAGGTAGGGGATCGCCATGCGTGAATAGGGCGGTGTGTCCTCGTCACCGATAAGCACGATGGCGTCGCCGGCCGGCGCATTTTTGCGCAGGGTCTCAGCGGCAACGACCCCCGCCGGGCCGTTGCCGATAATCACGTGGCGACGCATGTCACAGCCCCAATCGTGCGCGCGTTTCAGGCTTGAGCGTGCCCTCGGGTGTCCAGCCACGAATTTCGTAGTACTTGGGCAGCATCTCGGGCAGCTTGTTCACAAGGCCCTTTGCAGGACCCGTCTTCGCCGGCTCGTTGAGCAGGCGCGGCGGCAGGGTGTCATCTTTCGCCGTGAACCCCGCGCGGTTGTTGTAATCGCGCTCCATGTTCCAGATGCGCTCCCCGATGGTGGCCAAGTTCTCCATGCTGAACCCGTCGTCGCAAGCGGCAGCCAGTTGCGGCTGCAGATCGGCAAGAGTCCATGCAAAGGTGGTAAACACGCACACGCCTGCCGAGTCGAATACGGCGGTCGCGTCCTGGAATGCCTTGACAAGCTCGGGCTTTCCCTCCGTAACGAGTGGATCGGTTTTCACCGGGATGCCGAGCACCTCGGAGGCCACCGTGTAGCCGCGCAGGTGGCACGCTCCGCGGTTGGACGTGGCGTAGGCCAAACCCATGCCTTGAATGCCACGGCTGTCGTAGGCCGGAAACTCTTGGCCCTTGACACTCATGGATAGTTCAGGATGGCCGTACTTGGCGGTCAGGCGCTTGCTTCCCAGACCGATTTCCTTACCGAAACCCTCGCCGCGCGCCGTGATTTCCGCAAAATACGTCAGCGCCTTGGCTGAGCCGAAGGGAGCTTCCACGCCAAGTTGTTCCTTGGTGAGGAGACCCATGTCGTAGAGCTCCATGACCGCGCCCACGGTGGCGCCAAAGGTGATCGGATCCATGCCATCTTCGTTGCAGATGAAATTGGCGTAGGTCAATGCCTCGAGGTCATTCACGCCGTTGGCCGAGCCCAGAGCCCACGCCGCCTCGTATTCCAGGCCTCCCGAGGCACCCCAGTACTGGGGTTTGTTCTCCACGCTGAAGTGATGCTCGTCAATCTTGCTGATCCGCCCACAGGCGATCGTGCAACCGAAGCAGGCTTGATTGGTGACGAGGTTCGGTTTGCCGTCGGTCTTGCGCGGCTCGTGCATGGCCTCGCCGGAGATGTCCTTGGCGCCTTCGAACTGCACGTCCCGGTGATTGCGCGTTGGCATGGCGCCAATCTCATTGATCACGTTCATCAACACCTGAGTGCCGTACTTGGGCAGGCCCTGGCCGGTGACGGCGTTGTCGTGGAGGACCTTCTTGGCTGCGTTGACGGCGCTGAAGAAGGCCTTGGGATCACGCACATTGCCCACGCCCTTGGTGCCGCGCACGGCAATGGCCTTCAGCTTCTTGCTCCCCATGACGGTGCCCACGCCTGAGCGCCCGGCAGCGCGGTGCAGGTCGTTGACCACGGCTGCGTACATCACGCCGTTTTCTCCGGTGCGGCCGATGGAATTGACGCGGATAAGCGGATCCTGATGGTGGTTCTTGATCCACGGTTCGGTTTCCCAGACCGTCTTGCCCCAGATAGGGGAGGCATCACGCAACTCGGCCTTTTCGTTTTCGATGTAAAGATACACAGGCTTGGGGGCTTCACCCTCGACGATGATCATGTCCCAGCCCGCCATCTTCAGCTCCGCGCCGAAGTAACCGCCGGAGTTGGAGCAAGCGATCGCTCCAGTGAGCGCCCCTTTCGTGATGACCGAATACCGTCCGCCAGTGGAGACCATCGTGCCCGTGAGGGGCCCCGTGGCATAGATGATCTTGTTGTCGGCTGACAAAGGGTCCACCTTCGGGTCGACCTCCTCGACGAAATACTTGGTGGCCAAGCCGCGCTGTCCAATGTACTCGCGCGCCCATTGCATGTTCAGCGGCTCGCTCTTGATAGTGCCTTGAGTAAGGTTCACCCGCAAAATCTTTCCAGCCCAGGTCATGGTTCTGTCTCCTTGCTTTGATCGATGGGGATCCCGAAGCTTTGGCTTCAGGCCGCAGCGTTCTGGTTGCCGAGCTTGTCAGCCCACTGCTGCATGCGCGACAGCCCGGTCCAGCTCGCGTCCACATAGGTAATGGCGCCGGTTGGGCAGGCCTCGGCGCAGGCGGGTTCTCCTCCGCAAAGATCGCACTTTTGAACCTTGCCCGTATCAGCGACGTAATTGACTGTGCCGAAGGGGCAGGCGATCGTGCAGACCTTGCACCCCACACAGGTGTCCTCGAGCACTATTTTGGCGCCGGTCGCGGCATCGACTTTGATGGCCTCCACGGGGCAGGCGTGCAGACACCAGGCCTCGTCGCACTGCGTGCACGTGTAGGGAACCTTGCGTCCGGTTTCGTGAAAATCGAACACCTTGATGCGGCTCTTTGCGGTGTTGAATACCTCATAATTTTCATATGAGCACGCCATCTCGCATTGAAGGCAACCGGTGCATTTATCCGGATCAATGTGAAGCGACTTTTGCATCTTGCGTCTCCTTGTCTAGCGCGTCCGTTTGGACCAGGTGCCGGTCGTTTCTGAGGCCGGGCACTCCCCTCTCAAAAAAGCACTCGCTGCCCACTATAGGCCGCTGCGCTCGGTCGGGACAGCGTTCTTGAACGAGTGTCCCAGTACCGCACTCGGGTATGGCGGCAAGCGTCATCCACCTGGCGTTTATCGGTTTGCTGACACCTTGCTGACGGCCTCTCGACGCGGAGCGTCGTGCCCCTGTCTTGCCGGTCAATGCGGCAGCACTTGGCGCACCATCGCAGCGAAGGGTTGCGCGACCAACCGCTGCATGCGCGCACCGACAGGTCCTGGGCCTTGAGTGCATGGATCGGCATCCATTGTTCCTTCCGAAGGATCGTCGGCCCCCGCGCAAAAAGGGGCCAACGCTACGAACAAGGGGTTCAGTAGTCTTGACTTTGCGCGCAACACCTGTGTGCGCGTCGGCTCCAGCTCAGCCTTACGGAGCTGTGATGCCATAGGAGCCTGTTTAAGTGCGGCCTGACCGGCCCCGCCCAGAACCTGATCATGGCGCCGGATGGGCCGGTACACTCAGTCGGGTGCATCCCTCGCAGGACTTGTCAACATGTCAACATCAGGAGAATGACCATGCTGAAGAAGAGCATTTCCCTTACCGTCGCAGCCACGCTCGCACTCGGTGGCTGCGCGGACATGACCCAATCCCAGAAGAGCACGGCGTCCGGGGCCGGCATTGGGGCGGCTGCCGGTGCTGTGCTCGGAGCGCTCACGGCTGGCGGCAATAAGGGCTCCAGCGCATTGCAGGGCGCCGCACTGGGTGCCGCGGTTGGCGCCGCAGGCGGCTACCTCTGGAACCAACATCTGGAGAAGCAAAAGCAGCAGATGCAGCAGGCCACTGCCGGAACGGGGGCGCAGGTGACGCAAACGGCCGACAACCGGCTGAAGATCAACGTGCCCGCCGCTGCCGGATTCGCCACGGGAAGCGCCCAGCTCAACGCGAACCTCTACCCAGCGCTGGATGAACTGGCCAATGGCCTCATGCAAAACCCCACCGAGTCGGTGCAGATCCTCGGCTTTACGGACAACACGGGCAGTGACGCGATCAACTACCCATTGTCGGAAAATCGCGCGCTCAGCGTGAAGAACTACCTGGTGTCGCGCGGCGTGCAGCCGCAGCGCATCGCCACGCAGGGCATGGGGCCGCAGAATCCTGTCGCGAGCAACCAGACCGAGGAGGGTCGCGCGCTCAACCGTCGCGTGGAAATCTACGTGGCCTACCCGCCGCAGAAGTGAATGTAAAGGCCTCGCGGTGCGGCGGCCATGCCGCGCGCCGCGCCGCAAG
It includes:
- a CDS encoding OmpA family protein; amino-acid sequence: MTMLKKSISLTVAATLALGGCADMTQSQKSTASGAGIGAAAGAVLGALTAGGNKGSSALQGAALGAAVGAAGGYLWNQHLEKQKQQMQQATAGTGAQVTQTADNRLKINVPAAAGFATGSAQLNANLYPALDELANGLMQNPTESVQILGFTDNTGSDAINYPLSENRALSVKNYLVSRGVQPQRIATQGMGPQNPVASNQTEEGRALNRRVEIYVAYPPQK
- a CDS encoding aldehyde ferredoxin oxidoreductase family protein translates to MTWAGKILRVNLTQGTIKSEPLNMQWAREYIGQRGLATKYFVEEVDPKVDPLSADNKIIYATGPLTGTMVSTGGRYSVITKGALTGAIACSNSGGYFGAELKMAGWDMIIVEGEAPKPVYLYIENEKAELRDASPIWGKTVWETEPWIKNHHQDPLIRVNSIGRTGENGVMYAAVVNDLHRAAGRSGVGTVMGSKKLKAIAVRGTKGVGNVRDPKAFFSAVNAAKKVLHDNAVTGQGLPKYGTQVLMNVINEIGAMPTRNHRDVQFEGAKDISGEAMHEPRKTDGKPNLVTNQACFGCTIACGRISKIDEHHFSVENKPQYWGASGGLEYEAAWALGSANGVNDLEALTYANFICNEDGMDPITFGATVGAVMELYDMGLLTKEQLGVEAPFGSAKALTYFAEITARGEGFGKEIGLGSKRLTAKYGHPELSMSVKGQEFPAYDSRGIQGMGLAYATSNRGACHLRGYTVASEVLGIPVKTDPLVTEGKPELVKAFQDATAVFDSAGVCVFTTFAWTLADLQPQLAAACDDGFSMENLATIGERIWNMERDYNNRAGFTAKDDTLPPRLLNEPAKTGPAKGLVNKLPEMLPKYYEIRGWTPEGTLKPETRARLGL
- a CDS encoding MoaD/ThiS family protein — its product is MTAVQAPPSGSGSGLADATAGPSLRITLKLMATLTDYLPQPRQGHQIDLELLAGTTIQDVVERFHLPWQLVHLVLVDGVYIYPDKRDTRELRDGETLAIWPPVAGG
- a CDS encoding NAD(P)/FAD-dependent oxidoreductase, translated to MRRHVIIGNGPAGVVAAETLRKNAPAGDAIVLIGDEDTPPYSRMAIPYLLHGDITERGTWLRKDPQHWKTLDIALRRDRVKALDTAHKSLSFESGDALSFDTLLIATGSSPVLPPIPGIHAQRVHTCWTLEDARAIEKFAVPGARVIQLGAGFIGCIIMESLVRRRVALTVVEMGDRMVPRMMGETAGGMIRDWVQAKGVQVHTGARIESIESNPPDMQAPLAVRLSSGQRLPADLVISAAGVKPNIAFLESSAVRCLQGVLTDETMQTSVPGVYAAGDCAEAFDAVYGKPIVSAIQPNAVDQAYVAALNMVGKHAQLRGVTQINVLDTLGLISCSFGQWQGVPGGQGIELTDRAGFKHLSLQFDGDVMVGSNSIGTTEHIGVLRGLVEGRVKLGAWKDKLLADPTALMEAYLATAQAQSRRSLLAA
- a CDS encoding 4Fe-4S dicluster domain-containing protein; translation: MQKSLHIDPDKCTGCLQCEMACSYENYEVFNTAKSRIKVFDFHETGRKVPYTCTQCDEAWCLHACPVEAIKVDAATGAKIVLEDTCVGCKVCTIACPFGTVNYVADTGKVQKCDLCGGEPACAEACPTGAITYVDASWTGLSRMQQWADKLGNQNAAA